Proteins from one Robertmurraya sp. FSL R5-0851 genomic window:
- a CDS encoding Panacea domain-containing protein — protein sequence MPTAKDVANYFISLSVPSTPLAITPLKLQKLVYYAQGWYMAFKGEPLFHEDIKAWDHGPVVPELYFDYRHLGYLTIHHKPFENKVNGKRIFTKPQLDILDAVWEAYGEYDGKYLEELTHQEDPWLYTDKNDTIIKNKIRKYFQTQIN from the coding sequence ATGCCAACAGCTAAAGATGTTGCAAATTATTTTATTAGTTTAAGTGTTCCAAGCACACCTTTGGCGATTACTCCATTAAAGTTGCAGAAGCTAGTATATTATGCTCAGGGTTGGTATATGGCTTTTAAGGGAGAACCTCTATTTCATGAAGATATTAAAGCTTGGGATCATGGTCCTGTAGTACCGGAACTTTACTTTGATTATAGACATTTAGGTTATCTTACAATCCATCATAAACCGTTTGAAAATAAGGTGAATGGAAAACGCATCTTTACTAAACCGCAGTTGGATATCCTTGATGCAGTATGGGAAGCATACGGAGAATATGATGGGAAATACCTTGAGGAGTTAACACATCAAGAGGATCCATGGCTATATACCGATAAAAATGATACTATTATTAAAAATAAAATTAGGAAATATTTTCAAACCCAAATTAATTAA
- the resA gene encoding thiol-disulfide oxidoreductase ResA — translation MEKKKRYWFRVFILALLFLSVVFVLYMNITKEDMVKVKINESAPNFSLKNLSGSEHNLEELKGKVVLLNFWGSWCKPCKNEMPAIQNVYDKYKNNGFEVLAINIEESEFVVRNYFEQNNLHLPVLLDKQSEVTNLFNVDLLPASFIINREGKVVQIHEGEIQEGQLESWVKSNL, via the coding sequence GTGGAGAAGAAAAAACGGTATTGGTTTCGAGTTTTTATCCTTGCTTTATTGTTTCTTTCAGTTGTGTTTGTGCTCTATATGAATATCACAAAAGAAGATATGGTAAAAGTAAAAATTAATGAAAGTGCTCCTAATTTTTCTCTTAAAAATTTATCAGGGTCAGAACATAACTTAGAAGAATTAAAAGGAAAGGTAGTATTGTTGAATTTTTGGGGTTCATGGTGTAAGCCCTGTAAAAACGAAATGCCTGCAATACAAAATGTATATGATAAATATAAGAATAATGGCTTTGAAGTATTAGCAATTAACATAGAAGAGTCCGAATTTGTAGTAAGAAATTATTTTGAACAAAATAATCTACATTTACCAGTACTGTTGGATAAACAAAGTGAAGTCACAAATTTATTTAATGTTGATTTGCTCCCAGCAAGCTTTATTATTAATAGGGAAGGAAAAGTTGTACAAATACATGAAGGAGAAATACAGGAGGGACAGTTAGAATCCTGGGTTAAATCGAATTTATAG
- a CDS encoding GntR family transcriptional regulator, producing the protein MKIKFNGNNPIYLQIVLYFKIQIINGTLLPGQILPSRREIATLLGVNINTVQRAFTELERESIIVNHPNRNSTIQDDLLVIKKIRIDLIRKYLDVFLEDVKDINVSFSEIVTILKGKY; encoded by the coding sequence TTGAAGATTAAATTTAACGGAAACAATCCTATATATTTACAAATTGTTCTGTATTTCAAGATCCAAATAATAAATGGAACACTACTTCCAGGGCAAATTTTGCCCTCAAGAAGGGAAATTGCTACTCTACTAGGGGTAAATATTAACACGGTACAAAGAGCTTTTACTGAGTTGGAAAGAGAAAGTATAATTGTTAATCACCCAAATAGAAATAGCACTATACAGGACGATTTATTGGTAATTAAAAAAATACGTATAGATTTAATTAGGAAATATTTAGATGTATTCTTAGAAGACGTAAAAGATATTAATGTTTCATTCAGTGAAATAGTTACCATTCTAAAAGGGAAATATTAG
- a CDS encoding VanZ family protein has product MLLSSSIPYAIGILIGITYITYKLIAKFILKREVNILIDLILGSFIVYIFAIIGLTLFPLPIGAEHLTVLRGTQSDSSITFNILPFTSILDTIVTQEISSNTYQIVRQLGGNVLLFIPIGIYVPLLFKNKFKNVLIFGFILSLAIEIFQLIISMFIDFNYRITDIDDIILNTSGAILGFLISKYLGFQKIDDMISSNVKKVNLN; this is encoded by the coding sequence ATGCTTTTATCTTCCTCAATACCATATGCAATAGGAATATTAATTGGGATTACTTATATTACTTACAAATTAATAGCAAAGTTTATCTTAAAAAGAGAAGTAAACATCCTGATCGATCTGATTTTGGGGTCATTTATTGTGTATATATTTGCAATCATTGGATTAACCTTATTTCCATTGCCTATTGGAGCAGAACACTTAACAGTATTAAGAGGCACCCAAAGTGATAGTAGTATTACATTCAACATATTACCATTTACTTCTATTTTAGACACCATAGTAACTCAAGAAATATCCTCAAACACCTATCAGATAGTACGTCAATTAGGGGGGAATGTTTTGTTGTTTATTCCAATTGGGATATACGTGCCCCTATTATTTAAAAATAAATTTAAAAATGTCCTTATATTTGGTTTTATCTTATCCTTAGCAATAGAAATTTTTCAACTCATAATATCTATGTTTATTGACTTTAATTATCGTATAACAGATATCGACGATATCATTCTAAATACTAGTGGTGCTATTTTAGGTTTTCTTATTTCAAAATATTTAGGATTTCAAAAAATTGATGATATGATTTCAAGTAATGTTAAAAAGGTTAACTTAAACTAA
- a CDS encoding FtsW/RodA/SpoVE family cell cycle protein, which translates to MTNHKEHFLTEVMQYIKSKEAKEVVYKELSYHLKMSKSELVSKGANENEAEEKAIKQMGSPAELGTHFNKLYRPVFDWKLFGLFLIIISMGILPIINVQDVHSQNLMIRQLMFIAMGIIVTVTVMLIDYRKIKKLGWLSLIVAFGLLLAFNYFPSFRINGVGYLEIAGFIISVRVVLPLLLVFWACYMSKEKPKLLVVFIVFLLSVFLFMRLPSLTDVFIYSIMVLTLFLSCSISKKAKFTTIGVSFGLFLTFVVLLWFTTEEYQWVRLLAFLNPEDYAQDAGYMYLMLKDFIKSGGWFGNQEAVNPIPDLTTDMVFANITYFYGWLVAAFLLVLLSLLLFRMIVLSIQIKDRFGKQLILGVCSLLSIQFVYNVGMILGLLPIISMSLPFISYGLTPTVLNSLLIGIVLSVYRRKNIALKI; encoded by the coding sequence ATGACTAATCATAAGGAACATTTCTTAACCGAAGTTATGCAATATATAAAATCAAAAGAAGCGAAGGAAGTTGTCTACAAAGAGTTAAGTTATCATTTGAAAATGTCTAAGTCAGAACTAGTATCTAAGGGTGCAAACGAAAACGAAGCTGAAGAAAAAGCTATAAAGCAAATGGGGAGCCCAGCAGAACTTGGTACTCACTTTAATAAACTGTATCGTCCTGTTTTTGACTGGAAACTATTTGGGCTTTTTCTCATCATTATATCAATGGGTATACTGCCTATAATAAATGTACAAGATGTACATTCTCAAAATCTTATGATTAGACAGCTGATGTTTATTGCTATGGGGATTATAGTTACAGTAACTGTGATGTTAATAGATTATAGAAAAATAAAGAAATTGGGTTGGCTATCTCTTATAGTAGCATTTGGGTTACTGCTTGCTTTTAACTATTTCCCAAGTTTTAGGATAAACGGAGTTGGTTATCTTGAAATAGCTGGATTTATCATTAGTGTGAGGGTAGTATTGCCATTACTTCTAGTGTTCTGGGCTTGCTATATGTCGAAGGAAAAACCAAAACTGCTTGTAGTGTTTATTGTGTTTTTGCTTTCCGTGTTCTTATTTATGCGATTACCAAGCCTTACTGATGTTTTTATTTATTCCATAATGGTGTTAACTTTATTTCTTTCTTGTTCAATCAGTAAAAAAGCCAAATTTACAACTATTGGCGTTTCTTTTGGTCTTTTTCTTACCTTTGTAGTTCTTCTTTGGTTTACTACGGAAGAATACCAATGGGTTAGATTACTAGCATTCCTAAATCCAGAGGATTACGCACAAGACGCAGGTTATATGTACTTAATGTTAAAAGATTTTATAAAGAGTGGTGGCTGGTTTGGAAACCAGGAAGCTGTGAATCCTATTCCCGACTTAACAACTGATATGGTCTTTGCAAATATCACCTATTTTTATGGGTGGCTAGTAGCTGCGTTTCTACTCGTCCTACTTTCATTGCTTCTATTTAGAATGATCGTCCTTTCTATACAAATAAAGGACCGATTCGGAAAACAACTAATCCTTGGAGTATGTTCACTACTTTCTATCCAATTTGTTTATAATGTGGGAATGATCCTTGGCTTATTGCCAATTATATCGATGTCATTACCGTTTATTAGCTACGGTCTAACACCAACTGTTTTAAATTCTCTACTAATTGGGATAGTTTTAAGCGTGTATCGTCGGAAAAATATAGCTTTAAAAATCTAA
- a CDS encoding DNA cytosine methyltransferase — MDTSVKMIRNVRTSTNKYGNPRIFLEPAVLEAGNFEVGESISYTYVKQALVIKKAEEIFYRVSKRKRPSWNKERPLIDYSNGDLALLFRTKEKIDILVSDSVIVIRKEQTFDLCVIGQPRLSSNNPMSKLTVASFPSGAGVATSVLESTGFFEGKIGADVWNLAVESYAHNFSSSSTYWGDVKSLHPSYVPSVDVTWLSPPCVTFSSLGGQSNGVLEGLGPHFARLVMATNCKAIIVEQVPSYFCITSSTWR; from the coding sequence GTGGACACAAGTGTAAAAATGATACGGAATGTAAGGACGAGTACGAATAAGTACGGCAATCCTCGTATTTTTCTTGAGCCAGCTGTTCTTGAAGCAGGTAATTTTGAAGTGGGAGAATCCATTTCCTACACCTATGTCAAGCAAGCATTGGTCATTAAGAAAGCGGAGGAAATTTTTTACAGAGTATCAAAGAGAAAACGTCCTTCCTGGAATAAAGAGCGACCCCTGATTGATTATTCAAACGGTGATTTAGCTCTCCTGTTCCGCACAAAGGAGAAGATCGATATTTTGGTATCTGATTCGGTCATTGTGATAAGGAAAGAACAAACCTTTGACTTATGTGTTATCGGCCAGCCTCGGTTAAGCAGTAACAATCCGATGAGTAAGTTAACGGTTGCTTCCTTCCCATCCGGTGCAGGCGTAGCAACATCTGTCCTTGAAAGTACTGGATTTTTCGAGGGTAAGATAGGCGCAGATGTATGGAACTTAGCGGTAGAATCATATGCTCATAACTTCTCTTCATCAAGTACGTATTGGGGAGATGTGAAGAGCCTACATCCTTCTTACGTTCCGTCCGTTGATGTAACGTGGCTGTCACCACCATGCGTGACATTTAGTAGCCTTGGCGGTCAAAGCAATGGTGTATTAGAAGGCTTAGGACCGCATTTTGCGAGATTAGTAATGGCAACCAATTGTAAGGCCATTATTGTCGAGCAAGTACCTTCCTACTTTTGTATAACGTCAAGTACGTGGAGATAA
- a CDS encoding HNH endonuclease, producing the protein MCCKKCRIPVGIKDCHIDHIVSGLRGSNKFKNLRTLCRRCHVLRVDYRHRGMIYKALKDGVIPVNWRNHLWK; encoded by the coding sequence ATGTGTTGTAAAAAATGTAGGATACCGGTTGGAATCAAAGATTGCCATATTGATCATATAGTAAGTGGTTTACGAGGTTCCAATAAGTTTAAAAACCTAAGAACACTATGTAGGCGTTGTCATGTCTTAAGAGTGGACTACAGACACAGAGGTATGATCTATAAAGCTTTAAAAGATGGGGTAATTCCCGTTAACTGGAGAAATCATCTATGGAAATAA
- a CDS encoding helix-turn-helix domain-containing protein, translated as MSNLLLTVGSRIRAIRKQKGLTQEQLAELAGLQDSYIGGVERGERNISMETLEKLLVGLNISPLFLFQYHSIDIEGEGDKKDVINKLNVILENSTKDELILIYNIVKEIKEYNRKN; from the coding sequence TTGTCTAATTTATTATTGACTGTAGGCTCGCGGATAAGGGCCATTAGGAAACAAAAAGGTTTAACACAGGAACAACTTGCTGAATTAGCAGGACTACAGGATTCTTATATTGGGGGAGTTGAAAGAGGAGAACGAAATATTTCAATGGAAACTTTAGAGAAATTGTTAGTAGGGCTGAATATATCCCCTCTTTTCCTTTTCCAATATCATTCAATAGATATTGAGGGTGAAGGTGATAAAAAGGATGTAATAAATAAACTTAACGTTATCCTTGAAAACTCAACTAAAGATGAATTAATCCTTATTTATAATATTGTAAAAGAAATAAAAGAATACAATAGAAAAAATTAA
- a CDS encoding PadR family transcriptional regulator, translating to MEDRLKNFKKAMKTTVLQELAFTEEHKNKIKRKISQLSTPSEDDVLLAIFQLLKEKRTGFELSRLLRARGIEKFENEEGFLYMSLHKFEHKGYLHTYWDEPDVKYYQLSTKGLKFLKYLEYEGYSKAYFLKEILER from the coding sequence ATGGAAGATCGTTTAAAGAACTTTAAAAAGGCTATGAAAACAACGGTTTTACAAGAACTTGCTTTTACGGAGGAACACAAAAATAAAATTAAACGAAAAATTAGCCAGTTATCTACCCCTTCAGAAGACGATGTATTATTAGCCATTTTTCAGTTACTTAAGGAGAAACGTACGGGCTTTGAATTAAGTAGATTGCTACGTGCAAGAGGAATTGAAAAGTTTGAGAACGAAGAGGGCTTCCTCTATATGTCCTTACATAAATTCGAACATAAAGGTTACCTTCACACATACTGGGATGAACCTGATGTTAAGTACTATCAGCTTAGTACCAAAGGGTTAAAGTTCTTAAAATATCTTGAATACGAAGGTTATAGTAAAGCTTACTTTCTAAAAGAAATATTGGAGAGGTAA
- a CDS encoding IS4 family transposase: MDKITRKTSFGQWFSPINVELFDDQVKTLKLDFYTKKLTTESFLKLLLYAQLEEVESLHALSDCLFDDQLQKGIDLDSISISQLSRRLNGMNPDLFQRLFLDLVAQIHAKTHYTKLVMPLKIIDSSTLPLNLTNHKWAEFRKTKAGVKLHLRLVFMEKGISYPEKAVLTMAKEHDRGQLEIMVDDKECMYVFDRGYLDYERFDRMTDDGYFFLSRLRKNAVIREVYDYNLPEDTNVLSDQMVLIGTTQNRTENYFRLLRVMDSKGNELQLLTNRFDLSAEEISEMYKSRWAIELFFKWIKQHLNIKKFYGRSEWAIHNQVFIALIVFCLHVLVQLETKSKRKTLQISRYLRAVLWKPAHIWLRKIEGKTIP; the protein is encoded by the coding sequence ATGGATAAGATTACACGAAAAACATCATTTGGACAATGGTTTTCACCTATAAATGTTGAATTATTTGATGATCAAGTGAAAACATTGAAATTAGATTTCTATACGAAAAAACTTACGACGGAATCATTTTTAAAATTATTACTTTATGCACAGCTTGAAGAAGTAGAAAGTCTTCATGCGTTGAGTGATTGTCTTTTTGATGATCAACTCCAAAAAGGCATTGATCTGGATTCCATTAGTATTTCTCAGCTTTCACGACGATTAAATGGGATGAATCCAGATTTATTCCAACGACTTTTCCTTGATCTGGTCGCACAAATTCATGCCAAAACACACTACACCAAACTCGTCATGCCGTTAAAAATCATTGATTCAAGCACATTGCCACTTAATTTGACTAATCATAAATGGGCAGAGTTCCGCAAAACAAAAGCGGGTGTAAAGTTACATTTGCGCCTAGTATTTATGGAAAAAGGAATTTCTTATCCTGAAAAGGCTGTGCTAACAATGGCAAAGGAACATGATCGTGGTCAACTCGAAATCATGGTAGACGACAAGGAATGCATGTATGTATTTGACCGGGGCTATCTAGACTATGAACGCTTTGATCGCATGACAGATGATGGGTACTTTTTTCTATCTAGGCTTCGTAAAAACGCAGTCATACGAGAGGTCTACGATTATAATCTACCCGAGGATACGAATGTTCTGTCCGATCAAATGGTGTTGATTGGTACAACTCAAAACCGTACTGAGAACTACTTTCGTCTTTTAAGAGTGATGGATTCAAAAGGAAACGAACTTCAGTTACTTACGAATCGTTTTGATTTAAGCGCCGAAGAGATTTCAGAGATGTATAAATCGCGCTGGGCAATTGAGTTGTTTTTCAAATGGATCAAACAGCACCTCAATATCAAAAAGTTCTACGGTCGAAGTGAATGGGCGATCCACAATCAAGTGTTTATCGCATTAATCGTTTTTTGCCTACATGTCCTCGTTCAACTCGAGACAAAAAGCAAGCGTAAAACCTTACAAATTAGCCGTTATCTAAGAGCTGTTTTGTGGAAGCCGGCACATATTTGGCTTCGGAAAATCGAAGGAAAAACGATTCCTTAA
- a CDS encoding ArsR/SmtB family transcription factor, with protein sequence MIKDEKPFGDIESQGSLNNNISKPTILALTQVFKALSDPTRINIIYFLSISDELSVGDIAVKIGLTSSAASYQLRFLENLGLVRARIEKNAKLYSLYDNEVKKGIKLMFKHQRIFNQQKLT encoded by the coding sequence ATGATCAAAGACGAAAAACCTTTTGGTGACATTGAATCCCAAGGTAGTTTAAATAATAATATATCAAAACCCACAATTTTAGCGCTTACTCAGGTGTTTAAAGCTTTGTCAGATCCCACTAGAATTAATATTATATATTTCCTATCTATTTCGGATGAGTTGTCAGTGGGAGATATCGCTGTGAAAATAGGACTGACTTCTTCGGCAGCTTCATACCAATTACGATTTCTCGAAAATCTTGGCTTAGTAAGGGCAAGAATTGAAAAAAACGCTAAACTTTACTCCTTATACGATAATGAAGTTAAAAAGGGAATCAAATTAATGTTTAAACATCAGAGGATATTTAATCAGCAAAAACTTACGTAG
- a CDS encoding sigma-70 family RNA polymerase sigma factor — protein sequence MDQYGQSLLYLTYSYVGKRELAEDLTQEIFVKCYQKLEQYQKKSSIKAWIWRIAINHCKDYLRSWHHKHIIVSEEQVRDIPSQEKEVENQVIQRYEDAELVRTVMSLPDTYREVVYLYYFEELPIKAISHLTSVNQNTIKTRLKRAKEILKESLEV from the coding sequence ATGGACCAGTATGGTCAATCGCTATTGTACCTTACTTATTCATACGTAGGTAAGAGGGAGTTAGCTGAAGACCTTACTCAAGAGATATTTGTTAAATGCTATCAAAAATTAGAACAATATCAAAAAAAATCTTCAATAAAAGCTTGGATTTGGAGAATTGCAATTAATCATTGTAAGGACTATCTAAGGAGCTGGCATCATAAACATATCATCGTTTCTGAGGAACAAGTAAGGGATATCCCTAGCCAGGAGAAAGAAGTGGAAAACCAAGTTATCCAGAGATATGAAGACGCAGAATTAGTTAGAACCGTAATGAGTTTGCCAGATACATACAGGGAAGTTGTATATTTATACTATTTTGAGGAATTACCGATTAAGGCAATCTCTCACCTAACAAGTGTGAATCAGAATACGATTAAGACCAGGCTAAAACGAGCAAAAGAAATCTTAAAAGAAAGCTTGGAGGTATAA